The genomic region CCAGCACGAGCACGCCGCTCTTCTTCGCCCAGGCGGTCGGCCGGTTCGTCCGCGCCCGGCGCCGGGGCGAGATGGCCAGCGTCTTCCTGCCCACCGTTCCCATCCTGCTCGAGCACGCGGGCGCCATGGAGCTGGAGCGCGACCACGCGCTGGACAGGCCGGTCAAGGAGGACGACTTCGACCCCGAGGCCGGCCTGCTGGCCGAGGCCAACCGGCAGCGCGACGCGCCCGACGGTGGCGTCGACGCCCTGCCCTTCGAGGCGCTCGAGGCCGAGGCGACCTTCGACCGGGTGCTCTTCGACGGCGGCGAGTTCGGCATGCAGGCCGAGGTCGGCTCCGAGGAGGAGGAGGACTACCTCGGGCTGCCCGGGCTCCTCGAGCCGGACCAGGTCTCCGTCCTGCTCCAGCAGCGGCAGGCCAAGCAGATCGCCCGGGGCAGGAAGGCGCCCGAGCCCGAGCCCGCCGCGGCGAGCCCCATCGCCGCCGACGCCCTGGCCGGGCTGCGCAAGGAGCTCAACGCGCTCGTGGCCGCCTGGCACCACCGCACGGGCCAGCCCCACGGGGTCATCCACGGCGAGCTGCGCCGCACCTGCGGAGGGCCGCCGAGCTCCACGGCCTCGGCCGAGCACGTGCAGAAGCGGATCGACCGCATCCGCGATTGGCACGCGAAGGGCCGCACGCTCGCCTGACGGCGGCTGCCCGCGAGTGCCCTGCGACGCAGGTGGCTCCGCTTCTGCCACTCTGTCAGTCGCTCCTGTAGGGAAACGAGAGGTGTCCTGACGATGGCGTTCCGACTGCGGCCGCAAGAACCGGAGTTCTACGACCTGTTCGCGTCGGCCGGCGAGAACATCGTCGCGGGCGCCCGCCTGGTCGTCGAGCTCGTCGCGGCGTCCCCGGACCAGCGGCTGCGCGTCACCGAGCAGCTGCGCGAGGTCGAGCACGCCGGCGACGACATCACCCACACGATCCTGCGCAAGGTCAACACGACGTTCGTGACGCCGTTCGACCGCGAGGACATCTACCGGCTCGCCAGCCGCCTCGACGACGTGCTCGACCTGATGGAGGAGGCCGGCGACCGGGTCGTCCTCTACGGCGTCGACGGTCTCCCGGCCAAGGCCGCCTCGGTCGCCGACGTCCTGCTGCGCGGCAGCGAGCTGACCTCGCAGGCCATGCCCCGCCTGCGCACGATGAAGGGGCTGGAGGACTACTGGATCGAGGTCAACCGGCTCGAGAACGAGGCCGACCAGCTCTACCGCGAGATGATCGGCGACCTCTTCCGCGGCGGCTACGACGCGCTGCACGTGCTCAAGGTCAAGGAGGTCCTCGACATCCTCGAAGGGGCCGCCGACGCCCTCGAGCACGTCGCCGACGCGGTGCAGACGATCGTCGCCAAGGAGAGCTGACCGCTCGTGGAGACGCTCGGCCTCGTGCTGTTCATCGTCGTCGCACTGGCCTTCGACTACACCAACGGCTTCCACGACGCGGCCAACGCGATCGCGACGACCGTGTCGACGCGGGCGCTGCGACCGCGTACGGCCCTGGCGCTCGCGGCCGTCATGAACCTCGTCGGCGCGCACATCTCCACCGCGGTCGCCAACACCGTCGGCGGCGTCATCGACCCGCCCGACGGGACGGCGGGCCTGACCGTCGTGGCAGCCGCGGTGCTCGGCGCGATGTCGTGGAACCTGGTCACCTGGTGGTTCGGCATCCCGTCGTCGTCCTCGCACGCGCTGATCGGCGGGCTGGTGGGGGCGGCGCTGGCGGCCGGCGCCTCGGTGCACTGGCACGCCGTGCGCGAGAAGGTGCTCGTGCCCATGGTGGTCTCGCCCGTGGTCGGCCTGGTGCTGGGCTTCCTGTTCATGCTGGCGATCATGTGGGCGTTCCGGCGGGCCAACCCGCACCGCGCCAAGCACTGGTTCCGCTACGGCCAGATCGTCGCCG from Motilibacter peucedani harbors:
- a CDS encoding DUF47 domain-containing protein is translated as MAFRLRPQEPEFYDLFASAGENIVAGARLVVELVAASPDQRLRVTEQLREVEHAGDDITHTILRKVNTTFVTPFDREDIYRLASRLDDVLDLMEEAGDRVVLYGVDGLPAKAASVADVLLRGSELTSQAMPRLRTMKGLEDYWIEVNRLENEADQLYREMIGDLFRGGYDALHVLKVKEVLDILEGAADALEHVADAVQTIVAKES
- a CDS encoding inorganic phosphate transporter, producing METLGLVLFIVVALAFDYTNGFHDAANAIATTVSTRALRPRTALALAAVMNLVGAHISTAVANTVGGVIDPPDGTAGLTVVAAAVLGAMSWNLVTWWFGIPSSSSHALIGGLVGAALAAGASVHWHAVREKVLVPMVVSPVVGLVLGFLFMLAIMWAFRRANPHRAKHWFRYGQIVAAGAMSLGHGLQDAQKTMGVITLALLTTGHLSSFEVPFWVVFACALSLSLGTYAGGYRIIRTLGRKVFKVDNTSGFAAQTVASAVLYGASHWGLPVSTTHVTTSSLMGVGATRSLSAVRWNIAGGILVAWVVTLPAAGLVGALAYGVLHVVV